In the genome of Megachile rotundata isolate GNS110a chromosome 16, iyMegRotu1, whole genome shotgun sequence, the window TATTTTAAGGTAATTGAGGTATATTtctcttaatttcatttatatttttcattcgcATATTCTAATCTTACATTTATTAATCCTTTCAGATATTATTTCCCTCTGTTACAGCATAGGTGATCCAGAACTTTTACAGAAAAGAAGGATgcgctaattttaagttaattttaagttgcgtcGATTGCAAAAAAATTGTAGTATGAGTGAGTGCATGTATGAATtgcgtatacgcgaagattgaagacatcgatcatcgagggatcatcgaggcaACTTCGTGGGACGCgcgcgttagttttaagttaattttatgcgtgcgttagttttaagtgtatgcttgtgggcagggcgggtgggtccctgtaagtgcctcttattctaacttgcactcatcttctcaattctcaaacattGTACGCGTTAGGCTATAGTATACTCagctattttttgtcaatcgttccgaacccaagtggatcattgggggttcatagcgctgtgaacacgcggtagaggtgagctgcaagtgctggtgtagcgccagggacacatctctgcggggccgatcgattgatgaaccatctcgatctgccgcctcacggcaggggtttcctctctgcggtcagacttgctttaaacgcaagcggggagaaatgggagaccctccgcggatgtgtcactcgttcttgccagtattttcggttcatctctgtctcgtggttcacgtaagccactatggactaccctttgacccatggaaggcgaggttcacttggcgaaaaatactgttccccttttttgacagaaagttcttctaactttctcttctttttgtcagaaagttcttctaactttctttgcttttaatagaaagttctcctaactttcttccctttgctttttgaattcgtcatagattatttgagtgcaatcttagaataagaggtaccttGCGGCGTTTaaaataagttaagcgtatgtgtgtgggtacccatgcgattagtattaagttaatgtatgtgtacgtgtgtgatacaagttctttgctggatggtggtaaagaacttgtatatgcgagcctatgagctaagtagagtcagaactcatttacccttccgataaatgagcgatttgcaaatggagggtggtagggatttggagttagggtgggtcactctctaacgtagccacctcctcgtggtgtgacccggtaatcgatgtcgttttctaaatatttttcacgaaattaactttagaaaacgagatcgagctaagagctacgatcaTAACTTCTCAATTCCATatctaaattacaataattccgagctgtgggaggaagggtgggctcgggcgcaggtttttcgtcacaatatATGGCGAAAAGCCTGGGcacattgtaagtgccttttgttctaacttgcactcatctttacgacaattttttaacttgttacatattagagTTTAGTAGTAgccaatcatttttattgtcaattgcttcaaacttaaaagaaagttcttccaactttcttctttaccccttttctctacaaagttttaaatcatagaagtgcaattttagaacaaaaggcacatttagggcttaatcatttttatatatttcaagtttttattttatgtacgtaatttatttattcatatgtgtcttaactgtaatttgtatgtttcagggttcTACTTTAACGATTCCTGtctgttttaatttcattgatatgtttcatgttttgatgttaataattcttgtttgtcttaatttcactcagatgtttcaggtttttattttaactagataatcttgcatttccttttctgtttcctttttccttgtcacacctatttattttacaggtaatgaatagttcatcattgaagacatcgatcagcgagggatcatcgagggatcatcgagggatgcgtgcgctagttttaacttaattgtatgcgtgcattagttttaagttaattgtaatcgtgtgggcagggcgggtgggtccttgtaagtacctctcattccaagttgcactcatcttcacaattctcaatctttgtacgcgttagcttgtagtatacccacttattttttggcaatcgttctgcgcccaagtggatcattgggggttcatagcgctgtgaacacgcggtagaggtgagctgcaagtgccggtgtagcgcgagtgatattctttgcccggcggggccggtcggggggagcacctctcatagcatgatgtgccccctcgatctgccgccatactgccaaggggcatcacggtaagggtgtcctctgtataagtcgcccgcgcgtcagaaatgggaaaccctccgccaactggggtgtatcactcgttcttaccaaaggtatcttcggttcatctttgtcgtcgtggttcacgtaagccactatggactaccctttgacccatggaaagcaaggttcgcttggcgaaaaataatggtccccttttttgatagaaagttcttctaactttcttttcttttagtagaaagttcttctaactttcttctcttttagtagaaagttcttctaactttcttttttgcccctttgcttttttacttcgtcatagattatttgagtgcaatcttagaatgagaggtaccgtgcggcgtttagaataagttaagcgtatgcgtgtgggatcccatgcgattagtattaagttaatgtatatgtgtgagcgtgtgtgatacaagctctttactggattgtggtaaagaacttgtatatgcgagcctatgagctaagtagagtcggaactcatttatccttctgataaatgaggttgcatttggagggtggatgggatttggagttagggtgggtcactatcgtagctacctccacgtggtgtgacctggtaatcggtatagttctctaaagattttttaaagagtctttagaaaactataccgagctgagagctacgaattcgattataattttgttccacattttcttttgtaaaagTGTTTGGattatgtatgcatatattacaaattacacaCTTATACAAATGTAGAAGATTTACAGATCTTATAATAAAATGCGAAGCTTTGAAaactattgataataatagttttttattatttattatttattattaactaattattattaattattatctattatttattaattaataatagtttCGTAAAGTCAAAACAATTCgaagttaattaattttgcacTTCGATGCAATTCGattcatattataattaattatacttataaaatgaattatattaattgaattagcGTAAAAAACAGACGCGGCGCCTCCCTGTGGTAGTGTGGAGAACTAATTAAACTGCAGTTTCAAAactgtgtagttcaccccgttcgccggaaAGATGGCGCCACGTCCATTTTCCTTGATGACGTCACTGTTTTAAAAACCGCgcgtaaatttgaatttttaacagCATTGAAACTTTTCGAAAAATATGAGACTATTATGTGTTCAAAACAGTTCGCACATTGTACTGAGTCTCTttggtaataaataattactaagaattacataaaaataaagaatagaaTAATTCCTAGATAATTTACAAGATATTCGCTCGACAAAGTTGTGAAAATAATgctttacaataattaatttatataataatgagttacagtaaaatatatcgtaatatattaattgacaACCATTTTGCAACGTACCTGCCagagtaaattaataaaaatgatgaatttgaaTGGTTAcaacaattttgtaaataaataactaaattattaattagaataaaatatatggtagtatattaattatcaatcaCTTTGCAACATACCTGCAAGACTAagttaagaaaaataataaatttaaataattgcagCAATAAGATGCATATGTCGACTTTGATTGGCTCGAATTTATTATGTAACTAGATACAATGCACATGCGCCCTTATACAATTTGTGACATTGAGCGACATACCTGGTGATCATTTAATCGAAGGCGCCATTTATACCTTTTATCGAccgaattcaattaatattgattttcttgGGTAAGTAGACGATAATATACATCAGTTTTCCTcataaatcaatattaattacgtTTAGATGATTTAAGAGTGTTAAGAATCGAGAGAGTTAACATAAATGCTAATTTTGTAATCGTAATTTGGTTCCATTAGTTCTGATCCTCTATCACTAGATGGCAAGGATTGCAATCcataaaatgcaatatttttcatttttttttaacacaTTATGATAGCATTTCTTCATTTCTATTGATGTTGTAAAATATGCGCcctaaaaaagaataaaagtcGTAGTTTTTGAAGAaaagtatattttcattttgcaaGTTCTGTCATTTACCGTTAGATGACGTTAAATTTACCGCTTTGGAAAAAAACcgcgaaaaatataaattttaaaatggatATAACAATGAGAAATCCAAAAtactttcaatcttccaaattatgTACTTCACACTAAATTATGTTTTTTCCCGAACATTAAATTCACATTATACTTCtattatgaatgtaaattttgattgtaattctaCTTTCCTCCCATTTTTTCTAGAAAAAATCAATTCACACTTGAGTGTCATTCCATTTGTCCACAGGGTATAAAAGCAATGGTGTACGGTAGAAGAATCACACAATGTGGAAGGAATCCCATTGAAGTTAACCGAGTTGCGCAAGTTGGGTATGGTCTATTGTGAAACGAGTAATAAAGTATCTTAATTTCCTAGCCTAGTTTCCTATCTAGTGTATTTTCTTTTCCATAAGTTCTCGAAATTTCTAGAAGGATTTCAGATCCCCCTTCACGTTTAAATTTGTTTCTTTAGTAATTTCGAGTTTAGTAAGGAAGGTTACCTCGTCACATTATTTACTTCGTCAGAGGAATTTTGACGTTCACGTGCATATTTGGGATTTCCTAAAAATAGTTGTTTTCTCGTAAAGAAATATGTTGAGCGTTTAAATAAGATCTGTTTTAAAATCGAATTTCAATTGTACATAAGTAAATATTTAAGTGACTGGTATACTTATTTTCTAGTcggagaaattttttaaaatttcggtgagtaaaatattattgacgTTACGTAAAAAACTGCGTTATGTAAAGTACAATATTTTTCACTCATTCAAAACGTATATATTGTGTATACAATTTGCAGGTTATGGTTCCTGCATTTTCTTTCGATTCAAAGTCATTTGTGTAAAATTGTACGTCTGCTGCTCCGATTTCATTATTTCGTAGTTAATTCCTATTTTCGGTCTTTCCTATTAAAATCTTTTGTTAGATCtattcattcaatttttattgataatttcGTGACAGTGCAGAAACTGAATCGTTCCATttctgaaacttgaaattcGATTAACAACATTTGTtacatttcaattaattttgtcatattCTACGTTGTATGTATAAATTTGTTGGTTTCCATTGCAATGAAGTTTCTTTTAAACAAAAAGTTGGATCAAGTTTTTGTTAgtactataatttaaattacttttattaatttttacattctctACTCCCTATgactgaaatattttataaattttgaatttaagaatttaaaaaaattttttttgcaCATGTATTTTATGGTATTTTAGTCAGAGTTATAATTCTATATAattcatttaagcaaaatagataaatttttaaagattctGAGATTCATATGCCATGCTGCAAAAGTTAATATTCTATATGATTTATCttcatataacaaatttattaatcattcataataattattctgttataaataattcaatatcTATTGTATGTTTtaggaataattatttattttagttaATATATTTGAGCAGTATTATACAGTTCATAATTTCTGTGGCATGGCTAAGTGGGGAGAAGGAGATCCACGCTGGATTGTGGAAGAAAGACCTGACGCTACTAATGTTAATAACTGGCACTGGTATGAGAAAATGTGCATGTAATAGTATTAGTTCATTTAGTTTTAAATTAGCAgtgttaaacaaattctttacaTAAGTTACGTAAGTTCataatactaataaaataaatgagtaGTCTAATTTAATGTATTCAAAAAATAGGTTTATCTTAACATAATCATCTTTAAATAATGTTATCACAGTGTACTTATTTCtattgttttcatttttattatagaaGAAATGGAATTAAATTACATTGAATTTACATCATGATTAATGGCTTTTTGttcatgtaaatatataaataaataaataataaaaccctACGAAGAATTCTGTTATTACTGTTACTCATTTTTTATGAAGTACATTTCTTGCAACATTTATCTTAGAATTAAGATTCTAAAATGGTTTATCTGTCAATgcaaattatacatattttttgttattataatttgtaaaggATATTAAAAAGCAGTACTTTCAGAGAAACctgtgtatttatttataactaaTATAGTATCCATTTACAGAAAGTAATAAATTTATGGTTTCTTTATATGCATACTATTTTTTGAATGATAATCATATTAACAAATGAGTTTTTACCTAGTAGATTTCTCATTGAACTtcattgaatttattattagaatcttcattaattatatatatccCACTGAAGAAATTACATAACACTATATTAGATATGCATATATCTTAGTCTCAaggtttttaatatttatgttttttaaGGACGGAAAAAAATGCCTGTGCCTGGTCCATTGAAAAGCTTAAGGACTTATTTACCAACATGAAAATAGAAGGAGATGGaggtttgtatttttaatttatttaatgattattaataCTGAATTGATTATACATATCTAAAATTATTGTTTCCAGTTTCTTGTACAGTAACAGAAGTAGAAAAATGTGAAGGTGAAGCAACAGCAAATAATCGAAAAGGTAAATTAATCTTCTTCTATGAatggaatattattttgaaatggGTATCTGAAGGAAAATCTAACAAGAAGATTGAGGGTAAAATAAACATTCCAAATTTATCAGAAGAAAATGATATTTCTGAAGTAGATGTAAGTAATGAGTTTCACTGTAATATAGTACTTCACTATatcaataaacatttattaaacatttctaATTACTTACAGATTGAAATTACCTTAAAAGATAGTACAGATGAAGGAGAATTAGTAAAACATTTCCTGCATACGAAAGGAAAAGAAGCAATtagagaaaaattgaaaaaatatgtttCTTCTTTAAAAGAAGGTAAGTCTTAGAGTTTAAATTATGGTAGGAGAAAAATGAaagatattgattatattaattCAACTTTTGTTGGATTAGAATTCACAGTTGGAATGATCTTGCCTAAAAAAGATAATGTGAAAGATAATATCTCGAATATCACTTCTGGATTGAATGCAAAAGTAGGTAACACGTTTATTATTTGATAGGAGCAATATTAGATACACTGTTAAATGTTACACTGctgtaaatgcatgattaatttttaattaatcgttGCAGATACAAATGAATTCCACCGTGGTAtcgtcaaataataaaaaagaaataggaTGTAAAATTTCAACAACAACAATTAAACAACAACAAAAGTTTCAGTGTCGAGCTGAAGAGTTTTACAACGTTTTCACGACAACTgaggtaaaataatttttatattaatatgtttCAACATACTAGTATTACGAATTAAATTCTAACTATTTCCGAAATCAAATTTGTtactatttttcaattattgcaTCGCTTGTCTTAAGGTATGCATTTATTGCAAAGCATTTTGTGTTTATAATTCCAGTTTGTTGTGATTATTCTAGTAATTGAATAATGTCTTCATTCGATGATATTTGTTTGTACAGATGGTTCAAGCATTTACTAAAGGACCGGTAAAGTTAGAATTGAAAAAGGCAGGCAAATTTGAGTTGTTTGGCGGTAATATACACGGTGACTTTGTAGAAATCACACCTACCAAGATTGTACAAAAATGGCGCTGCAAACAGTGGCCTGACGGTCATTTTAGCGACGTGACAATTGACATTTCTGAGAAAAATGATCATACGGAAGTTAATCTAACGCAAATAGGTGTACCTGTTAggtaaattatttacattgctATGTCTAATCCAAAGTGAACTTTGCACTGCATAGTTCTTCCTATATGaatattaaactaataaaatatattgcttTACAGCGAGGAAGAATCGACGAAAGAGAACTGGGAGAGGTATTACTGGGATGCTATAAAACGTACATTTGGATTCGGTTACTTCATGTGATCTACGTATGCTCTAAAATTTGCACGCTTATTGAtaagtagaaaaataataaaaatgtgtatTGTCGTAAGTTGCCTCGCAAACTTTCAGCATACTAGCCGCATGATAACCTGCCACGGACGAACTATTTTCTCTTTCGATGATATTTACTATAATTTTCTTACTTTGCCCTTCTGTCTCTTCTATTTAAAACATTGCATCGTATAAGCAGGACATTACGTCGTTGCTTAAGCGTAAATCAAGTATCATCATGACACATCTGTATTAATAGTTGTATATGTCGAATAAATCAGGTCAGATACTTACATACATGTTGTTTTAATTTTTGCCCATTGACACCTTAATAGTTAAGTTATGAATGAGGCATAATAGGCGTGAATCTATTGAATCAATAAGCGAGTGAAATTTAGCGTTATAGATAAACAATCGTTATGAGAGCGTTGTTGGTAACGCTGGAAAATACCAAAGTTGGTTATGAAGAGAAAATGAATATAAACTTTtgattactttatttttatactaaatataaaaatgtcgctCAGAGGAATAGAAAGTAAGGTGAGAAATTATATCAATGTATTGAGTTACATTTTGGGtgtaaaaaattaaagtttgacaattttttttggtAAAAGTTATGAAGCTAATACAAAATTTGGTACGAGTCTCTTTTTGTGTGCGCTTTAAAatacatgaaaatatttttttatctgtTCTTATGAACAAAGTAATGGCACTGGACTTGCCTCACAATGGCTCTTCTTGAAAGAGTGCCGTATCAGTATTTTAGCAATacttgtattaagtatagttaTGTTTGATGTTTTCAGAAAGATTaaatctttattttgttgtaaatGTTTTTAGACAAGCACCTCCATTATCCTTATACAGGAAGGGGTTGAAGTGAAAAGTATTCGGGACTCATGTGATGCAATACCAAGTGCTGTACATGACAATGTCCATATCACCCCTAGTTTTATTGAGTTTCAAGAAGCTAGCGAGGGAATTACATGTCGTCAACGTATCGTTATTAAGAACACAGGCATTAAACCAGCCTTTGTCAGACTCCGACAGCCACAATCAATTGTAAGTTAATGTCCCTGTACAATGTGAGGCTCTAAGTCCATTTCTTTAGTTGAGGAAAAGTGTGATAGAAGGTTCTAGGTTAAGtccttagatttttatattgcagGTGTTCCaagtaaaaatattgaaaaatgggGTGATGCTTAATCCAGGCTTGAGTGTGTCCACAAGCGTGATATACTCGTTCAGGCGACCATCTTTCTTGCGTGCAATGATTCCTATTGAGATTAATGGGAAGACCCTCGATTATCGAGTAGTGTGCAAGTTATTGGAAGAAGGCATCAGTGTTGAACCAAAAGCAATTGATTTTGGAATTATTGATATTGGGTATTCCTCtggaattaaattattaactttgAAAAACGAAGGTGGTAAAAGCACAAGGTAtcaatgatatatatatatcatgTTTTTTacttaagtttaaaatattcgaattttcgtTCACTACTTtgcaatgtaaaattaataGGTTCTCGATTGATCTTGGTAAAAATGATTTAGAGGTTGCAGTGAAGCCTTTACGTGGTGTTGTTAGACCTAACAGACCATTTCAACTTACAGTTGAATTAATTGGTATGAAAGAAGGCATCTTTTACAGTGAATTTTGGTAATTCTTCTTCATTGgttacttaaaaaattacagtgatctttgacaattttttctggaaaaatggtaaaataactAGAAATTCTATAAAAAGTTTTTTATTGTACATATCCTAAGGTAtacgaatatattttttaattaccttttttgaacaaaatggcggtgcTGCAGCTGCCTCACAGTGACTTACACTTTCATAGATAGCCACCGTGAGGCAGCTGCAACGCCGTCATTTTCTTGCGGACAgagattaaaaaaatatttgtacttatTCTGAGATATATATAACAAAGAACTTCTAACAGATTTCTGAATTACTTCATAACttccaaaaaaaaaattgtcaaagatGGTGTTGATTTTTTCTTATGCAATTCCTTAAGTATTCATTATATTTCTTCTTTCCAGGATAAAATCAGTTCCAAATATACGTATACCTCTCAAAGTTAATGTAATTACACCAAGGCTGATAGTTTATCATCCCAATACGACTGGAGATTTTACCCTAATTGATTTTTCTTTGACCATAGCAAACACAAAAAAATACGATTCATTGGTTTTACGAAATGTTTCTTCACAAGTGGCCAGCTATGTGGTACTTGGCGAAATTGAAAACGAAGTGAAATGCATTCGGGTAACTTTTTATCATTTATTGTTATGAAATAATCTCATAATTTTTTAGATTATATAACAATATCTTATACAGGTATTCTGTCTTTTTTTATAGGATATTGATCGTAAAAAATATCCTGTTTATAGCGCTTTCGAAATTCGACCAATTGAGGGCCGTATGGGTTCCATGGAAGGAATTATTTTTGAAGTAGGGTAAGCTAGCCTTCATAGCGAAAAGGACCTGCTGTTTCAGTATGCACTAATTTCTACGTCGTTTTAGATTTACGCCGACGAGCAAGCTATTACGATGGCGGCAGAAAATCAAAGAAACAACCGATAGACCAGAAAACGATTTCATGGCTTTCCTCAGAATTGTGAGGGTACACGTTACCGAGACAAAGAATATCCCGAGtattttgcattttatataGATTAAATGTACTTTGTATACATTAAATGAATTGTGTGAACAACAAATTTAGGAAGTGATGCAATACGAGCACTACTTGCAAGTGAAACCGCAACACAATCTTCTTACGACATTAACGGTGAACATTCACTATTTTAATTTAaggttattttatatatattgggtttattgtaataaaacttAACAGATAGCGTAACGATTATGAACTCCCCTTCTTCGACGTCTTCATCATCGAGCATGGAATGCACTGTACATGACACGATAAGACTCTGTCTTCATGGCGAAGTTGAAGAAGCATA includes:
- the LOC100877424 gene encoding activator of 90 kDa heat shock protein ATPase homolog 1 isoform X1, whose product is MAKWGEGDPRWIVEERPDATNVNNWHWTEKNACAWSIEKLKDLFTNMKIEGDGVSCTVTEVEKCEGEATANNRKGKLIFFYEWNIILKWVSEGKSNKKIEGKINIPNLSEENDISEVDIEITLKDSTDEGELVKHFLHTKGKEAIREKLKKYVSSLKEEFTVGMILPKKDNVKDNISNITSGLNAKIQMNSTVVSSNNKKEIGCKISTTTIKQQQKFQCRAEEFYNVFTTTEMVQAFTKGPVKLELKKAGKFELFGGNIHGDFVEITPTKIVQKWRCKQWPDGHFSDVTIDISEKNDHTEVNLTQIGVPVSEEESTKENWERYYWDAIKRTFGFGYFM
- the LOC100877424 gene encoding activator of 90 kDa heat shock protein ATPase homolog 1 isoform X2, with the protein product MKIEGDGVSCTVTEVEKCEGEATANNRKGKLIFFYEWNIILKWVSEGKSNKKIEGKINIPNLSEENDISEVDIEITLKDSTDEGELVKHFLHTKGKEAIREKLKKYVSSLKEEFTVGMILPKKDNVKDNISNITSGLNAKIQMNSTVVSSNNKKEIGCKISTTTIKQQQKFQCRAEEFYNVFTTTEMVQAFTKGPVKLELKKAGKFELFGGNIHGDFVEITPTKIVQKWRCKQWPDGHFSDVTIDISEKNDHTEVNLTQIGVPVSEEESTKENWERYYWDAIKRTFGFGYFM